A region of the Candidatus Neomarinimicrobiota bacterium genome:
GGGATTTCCAAAAGCATCAACAACAGCCAGCCTGTCAGCATCAGGATCCGTAGCAAATCCAATGTCAGCACCTAATCGACTCACTGTCTTTCTAAGTTCCATGAGATTTTCAGGCAAGGGTTCAGGGGTATGGACAAAATTTCCATCATTGTTGCAGTTGATGGGAAATACTTCGCATCCCAACCGCTCCAGGAAGGCAGGTAAAACTTCTGATCCAGCACCATTAATGGCGTCAATAACAACCTTGGGTTTCAATTCTCGAATAGCGCTCACATTCATGAGGTCCAGGGCCATTACATTCTCAATATGCCGTTCAAGTCTATCATCAAGTTTGGTTACGGAACCGCTCCGCTCAGTATTTAAGGGACCAGATTCCTTTACCTTTGCCAATTCGATTTGAAGCTGCTTGTGCTCATCTGAGTCAAGAAACAGACCTTCAGCACCAACAAATTTCAAGGCATTCCACTCAATGGGGTTATGACTGGCGGTAACAATGATTCCACCTCTGGCATTCAGGTCTTTCACCATAAGCTGAGCAGTTGGCGTGGGACATATCCCACAATCAATGATTTCACACCCCAATTGGCTTAAGGTTTCTTCAACTATCCCTTTGAACATTTCTCCTGATGGTCGACTATCCTGGGCAATAACGATCCGCCCCTTATCCATGAGTTGAGCAAAAGCTCGTGTGTATACTTTAACGACCTGTTCGTCGAACCCATCATTGATGATTCCGCGGACTCCTGAGATTCCTGAAATTAAAATTGGCATATTTCCTCCCTGGGGGATAAATCTGATTTAGATCAGTTTATACCCATATAGATGTTCTATGGTCGTTTTACCGATGGTAAATGGTTTGCTATCCTCAAAGATGAATCCCTGACGATTATACCAGTCAATAGCTGGCAGATTTTCAACCATGACACCCAGCCAAACACGATCAACGTTATAATTTGTTTTAGCGATATTGATTCCGTATTCCATCATACGCTTTCCCAGTTTCAACTTTTGATACGATGGCAATACATAGAGCGATGTAATAAAAAATTGGAGGTCCTGTTGATTCCAGTATGTTTTACTATAGCCTACAATGAGATCGTCAACCAGAGCGACACAACCATCAACTATTTTTGAATCATACAGATTCTGAAGTTTTTGAAGAGCATAGTAAGACTCATGGAAATCTTTTCGGTCTTCCTCAGGAACGAAGGCCCCATAAGCATCAGCCCAGGTTTCCCAGGCAACCCTTTGGATAGAGGGCAGATCGGATCGACGCCAGGGACGTATTCCATTCATGATCGAAAAGTAGCCTTAAATAGTGAGATTGCTAACCATGACCACCCTAAAATAAGTGCAACACCACCAATGGGGGTAATGGCTCCAAAATATTTCTTTCCACTGAGAGCCAGAATATAAAGGCTTCCTGAAAACAGCAAAACACCCGAGATAATCATGTCCCCAGTAACGTTCAATGCTTTGGGGGTTAAGTAATTTGATAAAGTTGGCAGAAGTAGGAGCAGGAGGGCATGAATAGCCTGGTAGAAAACTGCCTTCGCCCAAATGTTTTGGCCGTAGCTATCCAAAATTGATTTTAAGGCATGTGCTCCAAATGCACCTAAGGCAACCGTTAGGATTCCAAATAGGGCCCCTATGAAGGCAAAAAACGTTGCCGGCATCATCCCTGTATGTCCCTGGCTCGCTTACGCC
Encoded here:
- the glmM gene encoding phosphoglucosamine mutase, which produces MPILISGISGVRGIINDGFDEQVVKVYTRAFAQLMDKGRIVIAQDSRPSGEMFKGIVEETLSQLGCEIIDCGICPTPTAQLMVKDLNARGGIIVTASHNPIEWNALKFVGAEGLFLDSDEHKQLQIELAKVKESGPLNTERSGSVTKLDDRLERHIENVMALDLMNVSAIRELKPKVVIDAINGAGSEVLPAFLERLGCEVFPINCNNDGNFVHTPEPLPENLMELRKTVSRLGADIGFATDPDADRLAVVDAFGNPLVEEYTLVLAAYHALRHASEDDRRPLVTNLSSTKALDDLAERYGRHVIRTPVGEIHVARKMQQQDTLIGGEGNGGVILAESHLGRDSLVASGLILSLMAETKQSIREIADDLPRYEMVKDKINVQGYQPAEILQSLAEKYASLVPNLEDGVKISWKDRWVHFRASNTEPIVRIFAEASTQTIAASLVSEFKTEIQDLL
- a CDS encoding DUF423 domain-containing protein, yielding MPATFFAFIGALFGILTVALGAFGAHALKSILDSYGQNIWAKAVFYQAIHALLLLLLPTLSNYLTPKALNVTGDMIISGVLLFSGSLYILALSGKKYFGAITPIGGVALILGWSWLAISLFKATFRS
- a CDS encoding GNAT family N-acetyltransferase, which gives rise to MNGIRPWRRSDLPSIQRVAWETWADAYGAFVPEEDRKDFHESYYALQKLQNLYDSKIVDGCVALVDDLIVGYSKTYWNQQDLQFFITSLYVLPSYQKLKLGKRMMEYGINIAKTNYNVDRVWLGVMVENLPAIDWYNRQGFIFEDSKPFTIGKTTIEHLYGYKLI